Part of the Halomarina litorea genome is shown below.
AGCGCACGAAGTGGGCCAGCATCGAGGAGATGGAGGCGAACGTCGAGGAGACGACGACCATCCAGCGCATCCGCCGTGACGGCCTCAAGCAGGTCCCGTTCCGCCGCGAGGACGAGCGCTACCGCTACCCAGAGATCATCGAGGAGCGAGAGAAGAACGTCGTCGTGGTCAACATCCGCGACGTGTCGGGGAGCATGCGCGAGAAGAAGCGCGAACTCGTCGAGCGGGTGTTCACGCCCCTCGACTGGTATCTGACGGGGAAGTACGACAACGCGGAATTCGTCTACATCGCCCACGACGCCGACGCCTGGGAGGTCGAACGCGAGGAGTTCTTCGGCATCCGCTCGGGCGGCGGGACGCGCATCTCCAGCGCGTACGAACTCGCGAAGGTCCTCTTAGAGGAGTACCCCTGGAGCGAGTGGAACCGCTACGTGTTCGCGGCGGGTGACTCGGAGAACTCCTCGAACGACACCGACGAGCACGTCATCCCGCTGATGGAGTCGATTCCGGCGAACCTCCACGCCTACGTGGAGACCCAGCCGAGCGGGAACGCCATCAACGCGACCCACGCCGAGGAGGTCGAACGACACTTCCAGGAGAGCGACAACGTGGCCGTCGCCTACGTCACCGGCCCGGAGGACGTGGTCGACGCCATCTACACCATCCTGAGTACGGAGGGGAAAAAGGCACAATGAGCGAATCAGACCAGGACCGAGTGGCGAAACAGCGCATCGCGAAGGAACTCGAAGAGCCGGTTCGGGAGGCCAACGCGCTGGCTCGGAGACTCGGTCTCGACCCGTTCCCGGTGAACTACTGGATCATCGACTACGACGAGATGAACCAGCTCATCGCCTACGGCGGGTTCCAGGAGCGCTACCCCCACTGGCGCTGGGGGATGCAGTACGACCAGCAGCGCAAACAGCGCCAGTTCCTCGGCGGGAAGGCCTTCGAGATCGTCAACAACGACAACCCGAGCCACGCCTTCCTGCAGGAGTCGAACGCGCTGGCCGACCAGAAGGCCGTCATCACGCACGTCGAGGCACACGCCGACTTCTTCAAGAACAACCAGTGGTTCAACCTCTTCAGCGAGAACCCCGACGCCGCCGCGATGCTGGCGAGTCACGCGAGCATCGTCGAGTCGTTCATGGACGACCCCGAGGTCGACCGCGAGGAGGTCGAGGAGTGGATCGACAACGTGCTCTGTCTGGAAGACTGCATCGACCAGCACCGCCCGTTCACGACCGTCGAGTCCGAGGCCCTCTCGCTCGACCCGGACGACATCGACGAGCGACTGGACGAACTCGGCCTCTCGGAGGAGGTGCGCCGGCAGGTGTTCGACGAGGAGTGGCTGGAGTCCCAGCGCCCGGAGGTCGGCGCGGCGCGGTTCCCGGCGGAACCCGAACTCGACGTCATCGCCTTCCTGCGCACCCACGGGATGCGCTACGACCGCGAGAGCGGGAAGGCGGTGGAGTTCGAAGACTGGCAGCGCGAGGTGCTCGAACTGCTGCGCCGGGAGGCGTACTACTTCGCCCCCCAGAAGAT
Proteins encoded:
- a CDS encoding YeaH/YhbH family protein, which gives rise to MGLRDDLERYREVGEERRQDLSEFIQYGDLGRSLPDEVKIPIKIVDLPAFEYDVRDKGGVGQGQGGTPQPGDPVGQPQPQPGEGDGEGKPGEEGGDHEYYEMDPEEFAQELDEQLGLDLEPKGKKVIEEKEGDYTDITRTGPASTLDFEHLFKEGLKRKLAMDFDEEYVREALKVDGWGPTRVYRWAREKNMPVSRAWIDDAYSSLSADERTKWASIEEMEANVEETTTIQRIRRDGLKQVPFRREDERYRYPEIIEEREKNVVVVNIRDVSGSMREKKRELVERVFTPLDWYLTGKYDNAEFVYIAHDADAWEVEREEFFGIRSGGGTRISSAYELAKVLLEEYPWSEWNRYVFAAGDSENSSNDTDEHVIPLMESIPANLHAYVETQPSGNAINATHAEEVERHFQESDNVAVAYVTGPEDVVDAIYTILSTEGKKAQ